A single Tissierellales bacterium DNA region contains:
- a CDS encoding response regulator transcription factor: MKKILIVEDDQAIGEVEKDYLELSGFDVTLESDGLAGLQQAVSGDYDLIILDVMLPGVDGFKLAERIREKHDTPIMIVSARTGEIDKLKGLGLGIDDYITKPFSPHELVARTKAHLKRYEMIKASAGTTPKQKIEIRGLVIYPETREIFMNGDPIDLTVKEYEILVLLASAPNKVFTKDEIFTKVWGYDSDRDLPTLTVHIRKLREKIEFNPSKPEYVQTVWGVGYKIVKSK, from the coding sequence ATGAAAAAAATACTTATAGTAGAAGATGATCAGGCCATTGGAGAAGTTGAAAAAGACTACCTAGAGCTAAGTGGATTTGATGTAACACTTGAGAGCGATGGTCTAGCTGGATTGCAACAAGCCGTTTCAGGTGACTACGATTTGATAATATTAGATGTCATGCTTCCAGGTGTTGATGGATTTAAACTAGCGGAGAGAATTAGAGAAAAGCACGATACACCTATAATGATAGTATCTGCTAGAACTGGGGAAATAGACAAATTGAAGGGATTAGGTCTAGGAATAGATGATTATATAACGAAACCATTTAGTCCTCATGAACTAGTGGCTAGAACGAAAGCGCACTTGAAGAGATATGAGATGATAAAAGCATCAGCAGGAACAACTCCCAAACAAAAGATAGAGATAAGGGGACTTGTAATCTATCCAGAAACCAGGGAGATATTCATGAATGGAGACCCCATTGATCTCACAGTAAAAGAATATGAAATACTAGTGCTTTTGGCATCTGCACCAAACAAAGTATTTACAAAAGATGAGATATTTACAAAAGTATGGGGATATGACAGTGATAGAGATCTTCCGACACTAACAGTTCATATAAGAAAGCTAAGAGAAAAAATAGAATTCAATCCGTCAAAACCTGAATATGTGCAAACCGTTTGGGGAGTTGGATATAAGATTGTGAAAAGCAAATAG
- a CDS encoding methyl-accepting chemotaxis protein produces the protein MFKRFQSIQTRFLFGSILIISISLLIVGMMSSHYISTQAYDNYIINSNDQIKLAQNTIQNFYNQIDKDIDFLARNPLTMSATAGTVVSYEHESSETFMTPSQNGDIERGIYHIFDRYALSNPDTLYVYLATKDGGYLNWPEANIPANYTPVKSGWYKAGMSGNGSVVRTAPYRGTNGVMVISNVRTYTDESGNVLGTIGIDVEQSVISDMLNSMKIGENGFFMLVHNTGIVMADGHNSDNNFKSLGEIDIPELENVISENPSPYYLDIEDISYSVNPKNIDGTDWVIASFMPEYELSAGAHKVSVSIAIVSICMLFVAIVMITIATRRFTKPIIKSANYLKLLASGDFREKLDPKLIARSDEIGTIAKGIDNMRNSLLLLVSNIKNESATIDSATDDILNNVSVLNNDLQNVSATTEELSAGMEESAATTEEMNATSSQIEAIIQNISSKAKSGAISASQISERASSISSDVHSSQQRTHNILESTKSDLEMAISNSKVVEQIDVLSDSIMQITEQTNLLALNAAIEAARAGEAGRGFSVVADEIRNLAEESKSTVLKIQEVTSSVTSAVENLSSSSNSLLKFVSEDISSDYKVMLDVSEKYNDDAKFIEDLVSDFSDRSAELLMSIQEILQAIDGIAITSNEGASGTVDIATSISTSSDNAADIMDKIMEARECAAKLEQNVREFKI, from the coding sequence GTGTTTAAGCGATTTCAAAGCATACAAACTAGGTTTCTATTCGGCTCTATATTGATTATATCTATTTCGCTTCTCATAGTGGGCATGATGTCTAGCCACTATATATCTACACAGGCTTATGATAATTATATAATCAATTCTAACGATCAAATAAAATTAGCCCAAAATACTATACAAAATTTCTATAACCAAATAGACAAAGATATCGATTTTTTGGCTCGAAATCCTCTTACAATGAGTGCTACTGCAGGTACTGTAGTTAGCTATGAGCATGAGAGCAGTGAAACTTTTATGACTCCATCTCAAAATGGTGATATTGAAAGAGGCATATATCATATTTTCGATAGGTATGCTTTATCAAATCCAGATACTCTATATGTTTATTTGGCGACAAAAGACGGAGGTTATTTGAATTGGCCAGAGGCAAATATTCCAGCTAATTATACTCCTGTCAAATCGGGTTGGTATAAAGCTGGTATGAGCGGAAATGGTTCTGTTGTTCGAACAGCTCCCTATAGAGGTACTAACGGGGTCATGGTTATAAGTAATGTCCGCACGTATACTGATGAATCTGGCAATGTTTTGGGAACTATTGGAATAGATGTCGAGCAATCTGTAATAAGTGATATGCTCAATTCTATGAAAATTGGTGAAAATGGTTTTTTCATGTTGGTTCACAATACTGGAATTGTAATGGCAGATGGGCATAACTCTGATAATAATTTCAAGTCTTTGGGTGAAATTGATATCCCAGAACTTGAAAATGTAATCTCTGAGAATCCAAGTCCTTATTATTTGGATATCGAAGATATTTCATATAGTGTGAATCCTAAAAATATAGATGGCACTGATTGGGTTATTGCTTCTTTCATGCCAGAATATGAACTCAGCGCTGGTGCTCACAAGGTTTCTGTATCGATAGCGATTGTTTCTATATGTATGTTGTTTGTTGCTATAGTTATGATTACAATAGCAACTAGAAGATTTACTAAACCAATAATTAAATCTGCTAATTATTTAAAGTTGCTTGCTAGTGGTGATTTTCGCGAAAAACTTGATCCAAAACTCATAGCTAGAAGTGATGAAATCGGAACCATAGCTAAGGGTATAGACAACATGAGAAATTCGCTTTTACTTTTGGTTTCAAATATCAAAAATGAGTCTGCAACTATTGACTCTGCGACTGATGATATTTTGAACAATGTAAGTGTTTTGAATAATGATTTACAAAATGTATCTGCTACTACAGAAGAGCTTTCGGCTGGTATGGAGGAATCTGCAGCTACTACGGAAGAGATGAATGCTACGTCTTCTCAAATAGAAGCTATAATTCAAAACATATCTTCAAAGGCAAAAAGTGGAGCTATCTCCGCAAGCCAGATTAGCGAAAGGGCTTCTAGTATCAGCTCTGATGTTCATTCTTCACAGCAAAGAACTCACAATATACTAGAATCTACCAAGTCTGATTTGGAAATGGCTATATCAAATTCTAAAGTGGTCGAGCAAATAGATGTGCTTTCAGATTCTATAATGCAAATAACTGAACAGACTAATCTATTGGCTTTAAATGCAGCTATAGAAGCTGCTAGAGCTGGTGAAGCTGGTAGAGGTTTTTCCGTAGTTGCAGATGAAATCAGAAATTTAGCTGAAGAGTCTAAGTCTACTGTATTAAAAATTCAAGAAGTTACTTCTTCTGTTACTAGCGCTGTTGAAAATCTTTCAAGTAGCTCTAATTCGCTTCTGAAGTTTGTATCTGAAGATATCAGCTCTGACTACAAAGTAATGCTAGATGTATCTGAAAAATACAATGATGATGCTAAGTTTATAGAAGATTTAGTAAGTGACTTTAGCGATAGATCTGCAGAACTTTTGATGTCTATACAGGAGATACTACAGGCTATAGATGGTATAGCTATAACATCTAACGAAGGTGCATCTGGAACTGTTGATATAGCGACTAGCATATCTACTTCAAGTGACAATGCAGCCGATATAATGGATAAGATCATGGAAGCTAGAGAATGTGCAGCTAAACTTGAGCAAAATGTTAGAGAGTTTAAGATATAG